In Clostridium sp. DL-VIII, the following proteins share a genomic window:
- a CDS encoding glycoside hydrolase family 1 protein, translating into MSIKFPEGFLWGGATAANQFEGAYNEDGKGLSIQDILILPKGLRGTKTSEPTEDNMKLIGIDFYHRYKEDIKLFAEMGFKVFRLSIAWSRIFPNGDDKEPNEKGLQFYDNVFDELAKYGIEPLITISHYETPLALAKNYDGWVNRKLIGFFENYVRTIFTRYKDKVKYWITFNEINSALHSPYMSAGVWTPKEQLSKQDLYQAMHHELVASALAVKIGHEINPEFKIGCMILGVPNYPLTPIPSDVLKTMEQDRQNLFFADIHARGEYPKYMNRFFKENNIEIRIEQGDEEILKNTVDFISFSYYMSSCATSDPERNKKGEGNIISGVPNPYLKASEWGWQIDPEGLRYILNQLYDRYQKPLFIVENGLGAVDELITDENGNKSVNDYYRINYLNDHLVQVAEAVEDGVELMGYTTWGCIDLVSASTAELKKRYGFIYVDRNDDGSGTLERYKKKSFNWYKEVIATNGASLKK; encoded by the coding sequence ATGTCAATTAAGTTTCCAGAAGGATTTTTATGGGGAGGAGCTACTGCTGCAAACCAATTTGAAGGTGCATATAATGAAGATGGAAAAGGTTTATCAATTCAAGATATATTAATATTACCAAAGGGGTTAAGAGGAACGAAAACTTCCGAACCAACAGAAGATAATATGAAGCTTATAGGAATTGATTTTTATCACAGATATAAAGAGGATATAAAACTATTTGCTGAAATGGGTTTTAAAGTATTTAGATTATCAATTGCATGGTCAAGAATATTCCCAAATGGCGATGATAAAGAACCAAATGAAAAAGGATTGCAATTTTATGACAATGTATTTGATGAATTAGCTAAGTATGGAATTGAACCTTTAATTACAATTTCACATTATGAGACACCGCTTGCTCTAGCTAAGAACTATGATGGGTGGGTTAATAGAAAGCTTATAGGATTTTTCGAGAATTATGTAAGAACAATATTTACAAGATATAAAGATAAGGTAAAGTATTGGATTACGTTTAATGAAATAAATTCAGCGTTACATTCTCCTTATATGAGTGCAGGAGTATGGACTCCAAAAGAACAATTAAGTAAACAAGATTTATATCAAGCTATGCATCATGAATTAGTAGCAAGCGCACTTGCAGTTAAAATTGGCCATGAAATTAATCCGGAGTTTAAAATTGGATGTATGATACTCGGGGTACCAAATTATCCATTAACTCCAATTCCAAGTGATGTTCTAAAGACAATGGAGCAAGATAGACAAAATCTTTTCTTTGCAGATATTCATGCAAGAGGAGAATATCCTAAATATATGAATAGATTCTTTAAAGAAAATAACATAGAAATAAGGATTGAACAAGGAGATGAAGAAATACTAAAAAATACAGTAGACTTTATTTCGTTTAGTTACTATATGAGCTCATGTGCAACTTCAGATCCAGAAAGGAATAAAAAAGGGGAAGGAAATATTATTTCAGGCGTACCCAATCCATATCTGAAAGCATCTGAATGGGGTTGGCAAATAGATCCAGAAGGATTAAGGTATATTCTTAATCAACTATATGATAGATATCAAAAACCATTATTTATAGTTGAAAATGGATTAGGTGCTGTTGATGAATTAATCACTGATGAAAATGGAAATAAGAGTGTAAATGATTATTATAGGATAAACTACTTAAATGATCATTTAGTTCAAGTTGCAGAAGCTGTTGAAGATGGTGTTGAGCTTATGGGATACACTACATGGGGATGCATAGATTTAGTAAGTGCATCAACTGCTGAACTGAAAAAGAGATATGGTTTTATATATGTAGATAGAAATGATGACGGAAGCGGAACTTTAGAAAGATATAAGAAAAAGAGCTTCAATTGGTATAAAGAAGTTATTGCTACAAATGGGGCTAGTTTGAAAAAATAA
- a CDS encoding MerR family transcriptional regulator — translation MYYTISDISKKINISPYTLRFYAKEGLLPFVERSESGTRMFKDSDFEWLFMIDCLKKTGMSIKDIKTFIEWVMQGDETIDQRLNMFQEQRKTVESQISQLQETLNVLRYKCWYYETAKSAGTTSVPKEMQEKDIPADIRYVREKSKKIHKLA, via the coding sequence ATGTATTATACAATCAGTGATATATCAAAAAAAATAAATATTTCCCCATATACTCTTCGTTTTTATGCCAAAGAAGGCTTACTCCCATTTGTAGAACGTAGCGAAAGTGGCACACGAATGTTTAAAGATTCCGATTTTGAGTGGCTGTTCATGATAGACTGTTTAAAAAAAACCGGTATGTCAATTAAGGATATTAAGACTTTTATTGAATGGGTAATGCAAGGCGATGAAACAATTGACCAGCGCTTAAATATGTTTCAAGAACAACGAAAAACAGTAGAATCTCAAATATCTCAATTGCAAGAAACCCTTAATGTATTAAGATACAAATGCTGGTATTATGAAACAGCAAAATCTGCTGGTACAACCTCTGTTCCAAAAGAAATGCAAGAAAAAGATATTCCAGCTGATATTAGATATGTTAGAGAAAAATCTAAGAAAATACATAAGCTTGCCTAA
- a CDS encoding iron-containing alcohol dehydrogenase translates to MSFNMYVPTKILFGAGMLNVLHEQELPGKKAMIVISNGKSTRANGYLSRTEDELKKAGIESVVFDKVEPNPVKDTVMEGAAFAKENACDFVVALGGGSCIDSAKAMAVMATNEGDLWDYIGSGTGKGKSVTNKPLPIVAISTTAGTGSEADAGCVVTNPETNEKVGLKTPLIFPVLCIEDPELMISVPKNFTAYQGFDALSHSLEGYVSKFANLMSDMYAITAIENAGRYLARAVKDGNDIEARERVAFANILSGTVMCVGTTSSQHSLEHALSAYHPNLPHGAGLIMLCRAYFTNIIEKHVCDERFIRMAKAMGMEEASDPMDFIKVLNKLLDDCDVAALKMSDYGISPDEFPKMADNAMGPMGGLFACDRVKLTREDCISIYQKSYK, encoded by the coding sequence ATGAGTTTTAATATGTATGTACCTACAAAAATTTTATTTGGGGCTGGAATGCTTAATGTGCTTCATGAACAGGAATTACCAGGAAAAAAGGCAATGATTGTGATATCTAATGGAAAATCTACAAGAGCAAATGGTTACTTAAGCCGCACAGAAGATGAGCTTAAGAAGGCTGGGATAGAATCAGTTGTATTTGATAAGGTTGAGCCTAATCCGGTAAAGGACACAGTAATGGAAGGTGCTGCTTTTGCAAAAGAAAATGCTTGTGACTTTGTAGTAGCTCTAGGCGGTGGAAGCTGCATTGACTCTGCTAAAGCTATGGCAGTAATGGCAACAAATGAAGGAGATTTATGGGATTATATTGGAAGTGGAACAGGCAAAGGTAAATCTGTAACAAATAAGCCATTACCTATAGTAGCTATAAGCACAACTGCAGGAACAGGATCTGAAGCAGATGCAGGATGTGTAGTGACAAATCCCGAAACAAATGAAAAAGTTGGATTAAAGACACCGCTTATTTTTCCGGTATTATGTATAGAAGATCCAGAACTTATGATAAGTGTTCCAAAGAACTTTACTGCATATCAAGGATTTGATGCATTAAGTCATAGCTTAGAAGGATATGTGTCTAAGTTTGCAAATCTTATGAGTGATATGTATGCAATTACTGCAATAGAAAATGCTGGACGTTATCTTGCCCGTGCTGTTAAAGATGGTAATGATATAGAAGCCAGAGAACGTGTAGCATTTGCAAATATTTTATCTGGAACTGTTATGTGTGTTGGAACAACTTCAAGCCAGCATTCCCTTGAACATGCATTATCAGCGTATCATCCAAATCTTCCACATGGAGCAGGGCTTATAATGCTATGCCGTGCTTATTTTACAAATATCATTGAAAAGCATGTGTGTGATGAACGTTTCATACGCATGGCAAAGGCAATGGGTATGGAAGAAGCTAGTGATCCAATGGACTTTATTAAAGTGCTAAATAAACTGTTAGATGACTGTGATGTAGCAGCTTTAAAGATGAGTGATTATGGAATTTCTCCAGATGAATTCCCTAAGATGGCAGATAATGCAATGGGACCAATGGGAGGTTTGTTTGCTTGTGACCGTGTAAAACTGACTCGTGAAGATTGTATTTCTATTTACCAAAAATCTTATAAATAA